One segment of Cololabis saira isolate AMF1-May2022 chromosome 9, fColSai1.1, whole genome shotgun sequence DNA contains the following:
- the LOC133450806 gene encoding tubulin beta-1 chain, translating to MREIVHLQAGQCGNQIGAKFWEVISDEHGIDPTGTYHGDSDLQLDRINVYYNEASGGKYVPRAVLVDLEPGTMDSVRSGPFGQVFRPDNFVFGQSGAGNNWAKGHYTEGAELVDSVLDVVRKEAESCDCLQGFQLTHSLGGGTGSGMGTLLISKIREEYPDRIMNTFSVVPSPKVSDTVVEPYNATLSVHQLVENTDETYCIDNEALYDICFRTLKLTTPSYGDLNHLVSATMSGVTTCLRFPGQLNADLRKLAVNMVPFPRLHFFMPGFAPLTSRGSQQYRSLTVPELTQQMFDAKNMMAACDPRHGRYLTVAAIFRGRMSMKEVDEQMLNVQNKNSSYFVEWIPNNVKTAVCDIPPRGLKMAATFIGNSTAIQELFKRISEQFTAMFRRKAFLHWYTGEGMDEMEFTEAESNMNDLVSEYQQYQDATAEEEGEFEEEGEEDLA from the exons ATGAGGGAAATCGTGCATCTCCAGGCCGGCCAGTGCGGTaaccagatcggggccaaa TTCTGGGAGGTGATCAGTGACGAGCATGGCATCGACCCGACCGGAACCTACCACGGGGACAGCGACCTGCAGCTGGACAGGATCAATGTTTACTACAACGAAGCTTCAG GTGGTAAATACGTCCCCCGTGCGGTGCTGGTGGATCTGGAGCCCGGCACCATGGACTCCGTGAGATCTGGACCTTTTGGCCAAGTCTTCAGGCCTGACAACTTTGTTTTTG GCCAAAGTGGTGCTGGCAACAACTGGGCCAAGGGTCACTACACGGAGGGAGCGGAGCTGGTGGACTCGGTGCTGGACGTGGTGAGGAAGGAGGCGGAGAGCTGCGACTGCCTGCAGGGCTTCCAGCTCACACACTCCCTGGGCGGCGGCACCGGCTCGGGCATGGGCACCCTGCTCATCAGCAAGATCCGGGAGGAATACCCTGACCGCATCATGAACACCTTCAGCGTGGTGCCGTCCCCTAAAGTGTCTGACACTGTAGTTGAGCCCTACAACGCTACGCTATCGGTCCATCAGCTGGTAGAAAACACAGATGAGACCTATTGCATTGATAACGAGGCGCTCTATGATATCTGTTTCCGTACTCTGAAACTCACCACCCCCTCGTACGGTGACCTCAACCATCTAGTCTCTGCCACCATGAGTGGCGTCACCACCTGCCTCCGGTTCCCGGGGCAGCTCAACGCTGACCTGCGTAAGCTGGCCGTGAACATGGTGCCATTCCCTCGTCTGCACTTCTTCATGCCGGGCTTTGCTCCCCTCACGAGTCGGGGCAGCCAGCAGTACAGGTCGCTGACCGTACCAGAGCTCACCCAGCAGATGTTTGATGCCAAAAACATGATGGCCGCCTGTGACCCGCGTCACGGCCGCTACCTGACGGTGGCCGCCATCTTCCGCGGCCGCATGTCTATGAAGGAGGTAGACGAGCAGATGCTTAACGTGCAGAACAAGAACAGCAGTTACTTTGTTGAATGGATCCCCAACAATGTCAAGACCGCTGTCTGTGACATTCCCCCCCGAGGCCttaagatggccgccaccttcaTTGGCAACAGCACGGCCATTCAGGAGCTGTTCAAGCGCATCTCTGAGCAGTTCACTGCCATGTTCAGGCGCAAGGCTTTCCTCCACTGGTACACCGGGGAGGGCATGGATGAGATGGAGTTCACTGAGGCCGAGAGCAACATGAACGACCTGGTGTCAGAGTACCAGCAGTACCAGGACGCCACGGCTGAAGAAGAGGGAGAGTTTGAGGAGGAGGGTGAGGAGGATCTGGCCTAA